A genomic stretch from Halalkalibacillus sediminis includes:
- the accA gene encoding acetyl-CoA carboxylase carboxyl transferase subunit alpha, protein MKHVLPFEKPVVELREKISELHKFTDDSDVDLSEEIANLEQRLVHLEKEVYGNMSPWDRVQMARHPLRPTTLDYIEHLFSNFMELHGDRNYGDDEAIVGGIAKFEGVPVTVIGHQRGKDTKENLKRNFGMPHPEGYRKALRLMEQAEKFNRPIITFIDTKGAYPGKAAEERGQSEAIARNLREMAGLTVPIICIVIGEGGSGGALGISVGDRLFMLENSTYSVISPEGAAALLWKDSTLAQKAAETMKITSYDLEELGVIDAVIDEIQGGAHRDIESQSTKIKEAIRTSIDELSPMSEEKLLDARWEKYQKIGAVTSIVKNEG, encoded by the coding sequence ATGAAGCATGTTCTCCCATTTGAGAAGCCTGTTGTTGAATTAAGAGAAAAGATTTCAGAACTTCATAAATTCACTGATGATAGTGATGTGGATCTCTCTGAGGAAATCGCAAACCTTGAACAGAGGCTGGTTCATTTAGAGAAAGAAGTCTATGGTAATATGTCTCCTTGGGATCGTGTCCAAATGGCACGTCACCCACTGAGACCAACGACCCTTGATTATATTGAACACTTATTTTCTAATTTCATGGAGTTGCATGGGGATCGAAACTATGGAGATGATGAAGCGATTGTAGGTGGGATTGCTAAGTTTGAAGGTGTCCCAGTAACTGTAATTGGTCATCAGCGAGGGAAAGATACGAAAGAAAACCTTAAACGTAACTTCGGAATGCCTCACCCTGAAGGGTATCGTAAGGCGTTGCGTTTGATGGAACAAGCTGAGAAGTTCAATCGACCGATTATCACTTTCATAGATACGAAAGGTGCCTATCCAGGAAAAGCAGCTGAAGAACGTGGTCAAAGTGAAGCAATCGCTAGAAATCTACGTGAAATGGCAGGCTTAACTGTTCCTATCATTTGTATTGTAATCGGTGAAGGCGGTAGCGGTGGAGCACTTGGTATAAGTGTTGGAGATCGTTTATTTATGCTGGAGAATTCAACTTATTCCGTCATATCACCTGAAGGCGCAGCTGCATTACTTTGGAAAGATTCTACATTGGCACAAAAAGCTGCCGAAACAATGAAGATTACATCATATGATTTGGAAGAATTAGGAGTTATAGATGCCGTTATCGACGAAATTCAAGGTGGAGCACATCGTGATATTGAATCTCAGTCTACCAAGATCAAAGAAGCAATTCGAACATCGATTGACGAACTTAGTCCAATGTCTGAGGAAAAGCTATTGGATGCTAGGTGGGAAAAGTACCAAAAAATCGGTGCGGTGACTTCAATTGTGAAAAATGAGGGTTAA
- the accD gene encoding acetyl-CoA carboxylase, carboxyltransferase subunit beta: MLKDIFQKKRKYATVSKQEEREDVPEGMMIKCPSCRKIYYRRELEKNLMTCPNCDHHHQMSAHERIECLFDEGSFEEWNEGMISENPLEFPDYTDKLEKDRKKTGINEAVVTGRGTIDGLPTAIAVMDARFRMGSMGSVVGEKISAAIEQAQEERLPIIIFTASGGARMQEGVLSLMQMSKTSVALERFSRAGGLYISFMTHPTTGGVSASFASLGDINFAEPQALIGFAGRRIIEQTIREKLPDDFQTAEFLMKHGQLDKVVHRKDMKQTLYQVLDIHQAGGGQA, translated from the coding sequence TTGCTAAAAGATATTTTTCAAAAGAAGAGAAAATATGCCACTGTTTCAAAACAAGAAGAGCGGGAAGATGTTCCTGAAGGAATGATGATCAAATGTCCGTCTTGCCGAAAAATATATTATCGCAGGGAACTGGAGAAGAATTTAATGACTTGTCCGAACTGTGATCATCATCATCAAATGTCTGCTCATGAGCGCATAGAGTGTCTATTTGATGAAGGGTCTTTCGAAGAGTGGAATGAAGGGATGATCTCAGAGAACCCCTTAGAATTTCCCGATTATACTGATAAGTTAGAGAAAGATCGAAAGAAAACAGGCATTAATGAAGCGGTAGTTACTGGAAGAGGTACAATTGACGGTTTACCTACTGCCATTGCTGTCATGGATGCCAGGTTCCGTATGGGAAGTATGGGTTCTGTTGTTGGTGAGAAGATATCAGCTGCTATTGAACAGGCTCAAGAAGAACGTTTACCAATCATCATTTTCACCGCTTCCGGTGGAGCAAGGATGCAAGAGGGAGTCCTAAGTTTGATGCAGATGTCCAAAACGTCTGTAGCTTTAGAAAGATTCAGCCGTGCGGGTGGATTATATATTTCTTTCATGACTCATCCTACTACTGGAGGGGTATCTGCTAGCTTTGCATCACTAGGCGACATCAACTTTGCTGAACCTCAGGCTCTTATAGGCTTTGCTGGTCGGAGAATCATTGAGCAGACCATTCGTGAAAAACTCCCGGATGATTTCCAAACTGCTGAATTTTTAATGAAGCATGGACAGCTAGACAAAGTGGTTCACCGAAAAGATATGAAACAAACATTGTATCAAGTGTTAGATATTCACCAAGCGGGAGGTGGACAGGCATGA
- a CDS encoding DUF441 domain-containing protein, with protein sequence MFSMSTLFLLILLGLGYIAKNQAILIAVYILLGIKLLRLDDKLFPLLDSKGIFIGVVVITVAVLVPIATGEIGFAELYNSIKSYYGWIALIAGMFVAYIAKDGLVLLANDPHLTAALIIGTILAVVFFQGVAVGPLIGAGIAYMVMKLVDSVLGIFT encoded by the coding sequence ATGTTTTCAATGTCTACATTGTTTTTATTGATATTATTAGGATTAGGCTACATTGCAAAAAACCAAGCGATCTTAATCGCGGTATATATTTTGTTAGGAATCAAGTTACTGAGGTTAGATGATAAACTCTTTCCTTTACTTGATTCGAAGGGGATATTTATCGGGGTGGTAGTCATCACTGTGGCGGTGCTTGTTCCAATCGCAACTGGTGAAATAGGTTTTGCTGAGCTTTATAATAGTATCAAGTCCTATTACGGGTGGATCGCTCTAATAGCTGGTATGTTTGTTGCTTATATCGCTAAAGACGGATTAGTTCTATTAGCTAATGATCCTCATTTGACAGCGGCACTGATCATCGGCACGATTCTAGCAGTGGTTTTTTTCCAAGGTGTAGCAGTCGGCCCATTGATAGGAGCGGGGATTGCATACATGGTTATGAAGCTTGTTGATTCGGTTCTCGGGATTTTCACCTAA
- a CDS encoding FxsA family protein codes for MFRILFILIIVVSAIEIAIFVSLGNAFNVWIVLFGIILTGLAGAFLAKQQGLGTLNRARFEMSNSRVPTEEIFDGIAILVGAVLLFTPGFLTDTIGFLLLIPPTRRPAKQWAKKTVQNMVKSGKITVFRR; via the coding sequence TTGTTTAGAATCCTATTTATCTTAATCATCGTTGTTTCAGCAATAGAAATAGCCATATTTGTAAGCCTAGGAAACGCATTCAATGTCTGGATTGTGCTCTTCGGTATTATATTGACAGGACTTGCAGGAGCATTTTTGGCTAAACAACAAGGGCTCGGAACGTTAAATCGGGCACGATTTGAAATGTCTAACAGCAGAGTGCCAACAGAAGAGATTTTCGATGGTATCGCTATTTTGGTCGGGGCAGTATTGTTGTTTACACCAGGGTTTCTGACAGATACTATTGGTTTTCTGCTGCTGATCCCACCTACAAGACGTCCTGCTAAACAGTGGGCGAAAAAGACTGTACAGAATATGGTAAAAAGCGGCAAGATTACTGTTTTCAGAAGATAA
- the pfkA gene encoding 6-phosphofructokinase, which translates to MKRIGILTSGGDAPGMNAAVRSVVRSCVYNGVEVYGIYYGYQGLIEGQIKKLTIGSVGDIIQRGGTMLYSSRSEEFKTEEGRKKAINQLKQHEIDGLVVIGGDGTFRGAMKLTEDGFPCIGVPGTIDNDIPGTDFTIGFDTALNTVIHSVDKIRDTATSHERIYVIEVMGRDAGDLALWAGLAAGAESILIPEVESDFDDVVEKIRRGHDRGKRHSIILLAEGVGSAVDYADRINEKLNVQTRYTVLGHVQRGGSPTANDRVLASRLGAYAVDLLISGEQGRMVGIEQNKLVHHNIIEILNKKNHIDTGVYELSNQLSI; encoded by the coding sequence ATGAAACGAATAGGAATTTTAACTAGTGGTGGAGACGCTCCAGGAATGAACGCGGCAGTTCGTTCAGTCGTACGTAGTTGTGTTTACAATGGAGTAGAAGTTTACGGAATTTATTACGGATACCAAGGTTTAATCGAAGGCCAGATTAAAAAATTAACGATCGGCTCTGTAGGGGATATTATTCAACGTGGTGGAACAATGCTTTATTCATCCCGTTCAGAGGAATTCAAGACTGAAGAAGGTAGAAAAAAAGCTATAAATCAATTGAAACAACATGAGATTGATGGATTAGTTGTTATCGGAGGGGACGGAACCTTCCGAGGTGCGATGAAATTAACAGAGGATGGTTTTCCTTGCATTGGAGTACCAGGCACAATCGATAATGATATTCCGGGCACAGATTTTACAATCGGGTTTGACACAGCGCTTAACACAGTCATCCATTCGGTGGATAAGATACGAGACACGGCCACATCCCACGAGCGAATATATGTCATCGAAGTCATGGGAAGGGATGCTGGTGATCTTGCACTTTGGGCTGGACTAGCAGCAGGGGCAGAAAGTATCCTTATCCCTGAAGTAGAATCTGATTTTGATGATGTAGTAGAAAAAATCAGACGAGGTCATGATCGAGGTAAGCGTCATAGCATCATTCTACTTGCTGAAGGTGTCGGGAGTGCTGTGGATTATGCGGATCGAATCAATGAAAAGCTCAATGTACAAACACGTTACACCGTACTTGGACATGTTCAACGAGGAGGTTCGCCGACTGCAAATGACCGTGTACTAGCCAGTCGCCTCGGAGCTTATGCAGTTGATTTGTTAATATCAGGTGAACAAGGTCGTATGGTTGGGATTGAACAGAATAAACTCGTTCATCACAATATTATTGAAATACTTAACAAGAAGAATCATATCGATACTGGTGTTTATGAATTGTCGAATCAGTTATCGATCTAA
- the pyk gene encoding pyruvate kinase, whose amino-acid sequence MKKTKIVCTIGPASETVDTLKEIIKSGMNVARLNFSHGNFDEHRQRIANIRQAADELNANIGIMLDTKGPEIRTGFFKEEEVELKKGSTVYLAMEEVEGTSERFSVSYEGLVDDVEPGKQILLDDGLISLEVKEIDKNKREIKTEVLNTGIIKNRKGVNVPNVSVNLPGITEKDANDIVFGIEQGVDYIAASFVRRTSDVLEIRELLEKHSAEHIKIIPKIENREGVENIEQIVSVSDGIMVARGDLGVEIPPEEVPLVQKRLIRACNLAAKPVITATQMLDSMHHNPRPTRAEASDVANAIYDGTDAIMLSGETAAGDYPVEAVQTMHNIAVYTEQTLDDYFMSHNHKEEAGLTIPNAISHSVADLAKSLEVKSIITPTESGHTARMISKFRPQSPVIAVTSHPHVNRQLSLVWGVHATMGNTVASTDEMLALAVEKGLDTGLIEHGDRVVITAGVPVGESGSTNLIKVHVVGNIVARGQGIGKVGTAGKAIVTNDVEKLEHDFQEGDILVTHSTDRDMMPWVEKASGVITEEGGLTSHAAVVGINLGIPVIVGTNDATKLIQNGEEITIDPSNGIVYQGRTNVI is encoded by the coding sequence ATGAAAAAAACTAAAATAGTATGTACCATTGGCCCTGCCTCAGAAACGGTAGATACGCTAAAAGAAATAATAAAATCAGGAATGAATGTAGCACGCTTGAACTTCTCTCATGGCAATTTCGATGAGCACCGACAACGAATTGCGAACATTCGTCAGGCTGCTGATGAATTGAATGCAAATATCGGTATCATGCTAGATACAAAAGGACCTGAAATACGTACAGGCTTTTTCAAAGAGGAAGAGGTAGAGTTGAAGAAAGGTTCAACCGTCTACCTTGCAATGGAAGAAGTTGAAGGGACGAGTGAACGTTTTTCAGTCAGCTATGAAGGGCTGGTAGATGATGTCGAGCCTGGTAAACAAATCTTACTTGATGATGGCTTAATCTCTTTAGAGGTTAAAGAAATCGATAAGAATAAGCGTGAGATTAAAACAGAAGTGCTGAATACAGGTATAATCAAGAACCGAAAAGGTGTGAACGTTCCTAATGTCAGTGTAAATTTACCTGGTATTACTGAAAAAGATGCGAATGATATTGTTTTTGGAATTGAACAAGGAGTAGATTACATCGCAGCTTCTTTCGTAAGAAGAACATCTGATGTTTTGGAAATACGTGAACTACTTGAAAAACATAGCGCTGAACATATCAAAATCATTCCTAAAATAGAAAATCGTGAAGGCGTAGAAAATATTGAGCAAATTGTTAGTGTCAGTGACGGAATCATGGTTGCACGTGGAGATCTAGGTGTGGAAATACCACCAGAAGAAGTACCTCTTGTACAAAAACGTTTGATCCGTGCTTGTAACTTAGCAGCGAAGCCAGTTATAACTGCTACTCAAATGTTAGATTCCATGCATCATAATCCACGCCCGACAAGAGCAGAGGCAAGTGATGTTGCAAATGCGATTTATGATGGAACAGATGCGATCATGTTATCAGGTGAAACAGCTGCCGGGGACTACCCTGTCGAAGCAGTTCAGACGATGCACAATATCGCTGTATATACGGAACAGACGTTGGACGACTATTTCATGTCCCATAATCATAAAGAAGAAGCTGGATTAACGATACCAAATGCGATCAGTCATTCAGTAGCTGACTTAGCTAAGAGTCTAGAGGTCAAATCCATCATTACACCAACTGAAAGCGGACATACTGCGCGTATGATTTCAAAATTCCGCCCTCAGTCTCCAGTCATCGCTGTTACTTCACACCCTCATGTTAATCGTCAGTTAAGTCTAGTATGGGGTGTTCATGCAACTATGGGTAACACAGTAGCCTCAACAGACGAAATGTTAGCTCTTGCAGTTGAAAAAGGACTTGATACTGGATTGATTGAACATGGAGACCGGGTAGTAATAACTGCGGGTGTTCCTGTGGGTGAGAGTGGATCAACGAATTTGATCAAGGTCCATGTAGTTGGAAATATTGTTGCTAGAGGACAAGGTATTGGTAAAGTTGGAACAGCAGGTAAAGCTATCGTAACAAATGATGTTGAAAAATTAGAACACGACTTTCAAGAAGGAGATATCTTGGTAACGCATAGCACGGACCGTGATATGATGCCGTGGGTCGAAAAAGCTTCAGGGGTAATTACTGAAGAAGGCGGTTTGACGAGTCATGCTGCAGTCGTGGGAATAAATCTAGGAATACCAGTAATCGTAGGAACGAATGATGCAACAAAACTAATTCAAAATGGTGAAGAAATCACCATCGATCCTTCTAACGGAATAGTCTACCAAGGTCGTACAAATGTCATATAA
- a CDS encoding AI-2E family transporter gives MNTQIHYTNLAKLISLLLILIFICYLFFTHLFPFAISILLALVLHPLVKVTEHFLHLPKNLAIVIVILSFTLTFLSISSLVLIETFHWLQNISTLLPHLIEQLTIKIQSFQSSLFSKWSEWMDHTAEQFDPQSKNLVASIIDALLEHFKSTSEDTVANLSHQVITWLTAILRGGYYSLFILISTFFLLKDGPTWLSKLSVHIPSSFRDSLLLWKNNIYVMFKKYVASQVLIATITAFLIFITLQIINTNHVITITFLAILFDLIPVIGIGLLFFPWIIYTLIAQDHLMTIQLCSLYIFVVIVRNLIEPRLIGGSIGIHPLALVVGIFITLKVFGPTGVLVTPFILMLSGAFLKSGGFSHIKKYILK, from the coding sequence GTGAATACTCAAATTCATTATACCAATCTTGCTAAACTAATTTCATTGTTATTAATTTTAATATTTATTTGCTATCTATTTTTTACTCATTTGTTCCCTTTTGCTATCAGCATTTTACTGGCCCTGGTACTTCATCCTTTAGTCAAAGTTACTGAACATTTTCTGCATTTACCGAAAAACTTAGCTATCGTTATTGTTATATTAAGTTTCACTCTTACATTTCTTTCGATTTCAAGTTTGGTGCTTATAGAAACTTTTCATTGGTTGCAAAATATTTCTACACTTTTACCCCACTTGATTGAACAGCTGACTATCAAAATTCAATCTTTTCAGTCTAGCTTGTTCTCTAAATGGTCCGAATGGATGGATCACACAGCCGAACAATTTGACCCTCAATCTAAAAATTTAGTGGCATCTATTATAGATGCATTGCTTGAACATTTTAAAAGTACAAGTGAGGACACGGTAGCCAATCTCTCTCACCAAGTGATCACTTGGTTAACAGCAATCTTAAGAGGAGGCTATTATAGTCTTTTCATACTAATCAGTACATTTTTCTTACTAAAAGATGGTCCTACTTGGCTTAGCAAATTATCTGTTCATATACCTTCTTCTTTCCGTGATAGTCTCTTACTATGGAAAAATAATATTTATGTGATGTTCAAAAAATATGTAGCTTCACAAGTATTAATAGCAACGATTACAGCTTTTTTGATATTTATCACATTACAAATCATCAACACGAACCACGTAATCACCATTACATTTCTAGCAATTTTATTTGATTTAATCCCCGTTATTGGTATTGGACTACTATTTTTCCCTTGGATTATTTATACTTTGATCGCACAAGACCACCTGATGACAATCCAATTATGTTCATTATATATTTTTGTTGTTATTGTCAGGAACTTGATTGAGCCACGTTTAATTGGTGGCTCAATTGGCATTCATCCTCTAGCATTAGTCGTTGGAATTTTCATAACGCTGAAGGTTTTCGGACCAACAGGAGTGTTAGTTACACCGTTTATCCTCATGCTGAGTGGCGCATTTTTGAAAAGTGGTGGGTTTTCCCATATTAAAAAGTATATATTGAAGTAA
- a CDS encoding NAD(P)-dependent malic enzyme codes for MASLREEALHIHQVNKGKLATHSKVPITNSKDLSLAYSPGVAEPCKAIYDNKEAVWDYTMKGNMVAVVTDGSAVLGLGNIGAEASLPVMEGKSALFKGFAGVDSFPIALGTNDVDEIVRTVKLMEPTFGGVNLEDIAAPNCFIIEERLKKETSIPIFHDDQHGTAIVTVAGLINALKLSGKSFSDIKVVANGAGAAGIAIIKLLYSFGVRDIVMCDSRGAIFEGRSYGMNEVKDEIAKMTNKDKEEGSLAEVMSGSDVFIGVSVGGLLSKEMVESMNDDPIIFAMANPDPEIMPDDAKEAGAKVIGTGRSDFPNQVNNVLAFPGIFRGALDVRATRINEKMKVAAAEAIAGLVSEDKLSVDYVIPDPFDSRVAPAVAAAVAKAAMESGVARINVDPEEVKRKTEQLTSIDESSK; via the coding sequence GTGGCTAGTCTAAGAGAAGAAGCGTTACACATACATCAAGTCAATAAAGGAAAGCTCGCTACACACTCCAAAGTTCCAATCACGAATTCAAAGGATTTAAGCTTAGCTTATTCTCCAGGAGTAGCTGAACCTTGTAAAGCTATATACGATAATAAAGAAGCTGTCTGGGATTATACAATGAAGGGGAACATGGTCGCTGTAGTAACGGACGGATCAGCTGTTCTTGGTCTTGGAAATATCGGTGCTGAAGCTTCCCTACCCGTAATGGAAGGAAAGTCAGCTCTTTTTAAAGGATTTGCTGGAGTAGATTCCTTCCCGATTGCACTAGGTACAAATGATGTTGATGAAATTGTTCGTACGGTTAAATTGATGGAGCCGACATTCGGTGGGGTCAATTTGGAAGATATCGCAGCTCCGAATTGTTTTATTATCGAAGAGCGTTTGAAGAAAGAAACAAGTATTCCAATATTCCATGACGATCAACACGGAACTGCTATTGTTACAGTTGCAGGCTTGATCAATGCATTGAAATTATCAGGTAAGTCTTTTTCAGATATAAAAGTAGTAGCTAATGGAGCTGGTGCAGCTGGAATCGCAATCATCAAATTATTATATAGTTTCGGTGTTCGTGATATCGTAATGTGTGACTCCCGAGGGGCAATATTTGAAGGTCGTTCATACGGTATGAATGAGGTAAAAGATGAAATAGCTAAAATGACAAATAAAGATAAAGAAGAAGGCTCTTTAGCAGAAGTCATGTCAGGTTCTGATGTTTTCATTGGTGTATCTGTAGGAGGCCTGCTATCTAAGGAAATGGTCGAGAGCATGAACGATGACCCGATAATTTTTGCGATGGCAAACCCTGATCCTGAAATCATGCCAGATGACGCTAAGGAAGCGGGTGCGAAAGTGATAGGTACAGGACGTTCTGACTTCCCAAACCAAGTTAATAACGTATTAGCCTTCCCAGGAATCTTCCGTGGAGCATTAGATGTAAGGGCAACGAGAATTAATGAAAAGATGAAGGTAGCAGCAGCGGAGGCAATAGCAGGCTTAGTAAGTGAAGACAAGCTTTCGGTAGATTATGTGATTCCTGACCCATTCGATTCTAGAGTAGCCCCTGCAGTAGCAGCTGCAGTAGCAAAAGCTGCTATGGAATCTGGTGTGGCACGTATCAATGTGGATCCAGAGGAAGTTAAAAGAAAGACCGAGCAATTAACTTCTATTGATGAATCATCCAAATAA
- a CDS encoding FadR/GntR family transcriptional regulator: protein MTNQSKMKVYQEVLEQIRIFIEENELSEGDRLPSERELAEQLNAGRSSVREALRAIELLGLIETKHGEGTFLKTYRPYHSVELLATFVLRESNTKSELVEVKSMLEQQGILKTAGVLTSSDLDSMVHDLKECDSQPEYLHTCFFMNIFEKTENRLLLKIWHLVDGFFQTKFDVDKNPHFYKEMIELLRHGETVQAMEKVEHLYER from the coding sequence ATGACCAACCAATCAAAAATGAAAGTCTATCAAGAAGTGCTCGAGCAAATAAGAATTTTCATCGAAGAGAATGAATTATCTGAAGGAGATCGATTACCTTCCGAACGTGAGTTAGCAGAACAACTGAATGCTGGTCGATCTTCAGTTCGAGAAGCTTTGAGAGCTATTGAATTATTGGGGTTAATTGAGACCAAACATGGTGAGGGAACCTTTCTGAAAACTTACCGACCATATCATTCGGTGGAATTGTTAGCAACATTTGTTCTAAGAGAATCAAATACTAAGAGTGAACTAGTTGAAGTTAAAAGCATGTTGGAGCAGCAAGGGATTTTAAAGACTGCTGGTGTTTTGACATCAAGCGATTTAGATTCTATGGTACACGACCTCAAGGAATGCGACAGTCAACCAGAATATCTGCATACTTGCTTTTTTATGAACATTTTTGAGAAGACAGAGAATCGTTTGTTGTTAAAAATATGGCACTTGGTTGATGGGTTTTTCCAAACGAAATTTGATGTTGATAAAAACCCTCATTTCTACAAGGAAATGATAGAGCTATTGAGACACGGAGAGACCGTGCAAGCGATGGAAAAAGTTGAGCACTTATATGAGAGGTAA